The Heyndrickxia vini genome contains a region encoding:
- a CDS encoding serine hydrolase domain-containing protein has product MGLNLLNIKERMEHYRVAGLSIASIENGKMSTNKNYGVIEANTNQVVNNHSLFSACSISKFLTGMLIMKLAEQGLLQLDEDVNKRLKAWKIPNNKFTRNKKVSLRHLLSHQSGIIDPDGGFTELTTINHAPSMVELLEGSTPYCKIPIEVKIEPVTDFHYSDANFCIIQQLIEDVTEKPFTKVVHELIFEPLEMEDSTFSLTKLAENVASGHHKNGQLVDGKYPIYPYPAASGLWTTPTNLAQLVLELMQALQGESKLGISANRVKEMISAQGSKEWTGLGVFLEGMGKDLEISSLGWGVGFQCIMTASPYQGKGLVIMTNTDLGVHQMKGLIGEIYHSFTN; this is encoded by the coding sequence ATGGGGCTAAATCTTTTAAATATTAAAGAGCGTATGGAACATTATCGTGTAGCTGGTTTAAGTATTGCATCCATTGAAAATGGCAAAATGAGTACTAACAAAAACTATGGTGTCATTGAGGCAAATACGAATCAAGTCGTAAACAATCATTCTCTTTTTAGTGCTTGTTCAATCAGTAAATTTCTTACGGGAATGCTCATAATGAAATTAGCAGAACAAGGTCTTCTTCAATTGGATGAGGATGTAAACAAAAGACTGAAAGCATGGAAGATACCAAATAATAAGTTTACTAGAAATAAAAAAGTATCTTTACGACATTTGCTCAGCCATCAATCTGGAATCATCGATCCAGACGGAGGTTTTACTGAACTTACCACCATTAATCATGCACCTTCAATGGTCGAACTGTTAGAGGGAAGTACACCTTATTGTAAAATTCCGATTGAAGTAAAGATTGAACCGGTGACAGATTTTCATTATTCAGATGCGAACTTCTGCATCATCCAGCAACTAATTGAGGACGTGACAGAAAAACCTTTCACGAAAGTCGTACATGAACTTATTTTCGAACCGTTAGAAATGGAAGATAGCACATTCAGTCTGACTAAATTAGCCGAAAATGTTGCTTCAGGTCATCATAAAAATGGTCAGCTAGTAGATGGTAAATATCCGATTTATCCATATCCAGCAGCTTCCGGACTATGGACAACCCCAACAAATCTTGCCCAATTAGTACTTGAACTCATGCAAGCTTTACAAGGTGAAAGTAAACTTGGAATTTCCGCTAATCGGGTGAAAGAAATGATTAGCGCTCAAGGATCCAAGGAATGGACAGGATTAGGGGTGTTTTTAGAAGGTATGGGTAAGGATTTAGAAATCTCATCATTAGGATGGGGAGTAGGATTTCAATGTATCATGACGGCCAGTCCCTATCAAGGAAAAGGATTAGTCATTATGACAAATACAGATTTAGGGGTTCATCAAATGAAAGGGTTAATTGGTGAAATCTATCATTCA
- a CDS encoding O-methyltransferase, which produces MTKSEKWNEVDLYFTSKLHASDPVMDSILKANAEANLPAIDVSPNQGKLLHLLAKLKGAKNILEIGTLGGYSSVWLGRALPEDGRLITLEYEQKHAKVAEENIRTAGLENKIEVIVGPALESLPTLKERGFANFDLIFIDADKPNNPHYLKWALEYSKPGTVIIGDNVVRRGRVIEEDSEDESILGVRKFIDLLSKEPRIDSTAIQTVGSKGYDGFVLGIVK; this is translated from the coding sequence ATGACTAAATCTGAAAAATGGAATGAAGTAGATCTTTATTTTACATCTAAACTTCACGCGTCAGATCCCGTAATGGATTCAATCCTTAAAGCAAATGCAGAGGCCAATTTGCCAGCGATTGATGTTTCTCCCAATCAAGGCAAGCTGCTTCATTTACTAGCAAAGTTAAAAGGGGCAAAAAACATTTTAGAAATTGGTACGCTCGGTGGGTATAGCAGTGTTTGGCTAGGCCGCGCATTACCAGAAGACGGGCGTCTTATCACACTTGAATATGAACAGAAACATGCTAAAGTGGCTGAAGAGAACATAAGAACTGCAGGATTAGAAAATAAAATTGAGGTAATTGTAGGTCCTGCATTAGAATCATTACCAACTCTTAAAGAAAGAGGATTTGCAAACTTCGATTTAATATTCATTGATGCCGACAAACCGAACAACCCGCACTATTTAAAATGGGCATTGGAATATTCCAAACCAGGAACAGTTATCATTGGAGACAATGTGGTTCGCAGGGGTCGTGTTATTGAGGAAGATAGTGAAGATGAAAGTATCCTAGGAGTGCGCAAATTTATTGATTTATTATCAAAAGAACCCCGAATTGATTCAACAGCAATCCAAACGGTAGGTAGTAAAGGGTATGATGGATTTGTTTTGGGGATTGTAAAATAG
- a CDS encoding isochorismatase family cysteine hydrolase, producing the protein MSKDHTLHGNTLKKATTALLMIDVINGMNFDGGKDLLKNALPMAKRLSTLKREIKKKNIPVIYINDNYGKWNSDREQIINEALKEGSIGNQVTDLLKPDEDDYFIIKPKHSGFFSTTLEVLLASLKVKQLILTGVQTDICVFFTANDAFMRNYQLYIPEDCVASESIDDHHYTLKKMEELLHVDTTPSTNLDLDQILDNENMSEAN; encoded by the coding sequence TTGTCTAAAGATCACACGTTACACGGGAATACACTTAAAAAGGCAACAACCGCCCTCTTGATGATTGATGTTATAAACGGCATGAATTTCGATGGAGGAAAGGATTTATTAAAGAACGCTTTACCTATGGCGAAACGACTGTCCACTCTAAAGAGGGAAATAAAGAAAAAGAATATCCCGGTTATATATATAAATGATAATTATGGGAAATGGAACTCGGATCGGGAGCAGATTATTAACGAAGCATTGAAGGAAGGTAGCATTGGGAATCAGGTAACAGATCTGCTTAAGCCGGATGAAGATGATTATTTCATCATAAAACCGAAACATTCTGGTTTTTTTTCCACCACTTTAGAAGTCCTGCTTGCCTCACTCAAAGTCAAACAGCTCATCCTTACTGGTGTGCAGACAGATATTTGTGTGTTTTTTACTGCAAATGATGCGTTTATGCGAAACTATCAACTATATATTCCTGAAGATTGTGTTGCCTCCGAAAGTATAGATGATCATCACTATACTTTGAAAAAGATGGAAGAACTTCTGCATGTAGATACCACTCCATCAACAAATCTTGACCTAGACCAAATACTTGATAATGAAAATATGTCAGAAGCAAACTAA